Proteins found in one Plasmodium knowlesi strain H genome assembly, chromosome: 12 genomic segment:
- a CDS encoding ubiquitin-protein ligase, putative, which produces MYRASGYLKLFSTVCALTFILLSGYHHCAYEKENKNVDFFSEAHELLDQGEYAKSFAFLRTCVHYDIRCLTLSGVFYYLGLEPVERDVINALYIWKVCADYGSADAQFYLGIMYSNYFSLPNLYSYYVEESKIEDTFVLWRVYLRLEGVYLRRSVIYCLRGEGAKCQVREKDEEENAKDTSEDGQIFRTPPVVTLTKNNKLTVKVKNIRYNTDELKWYFDNIENFPNRDYLEKNEKKVNFTRNHSLSLLYLYSSSLAKHPGSTLSLGIRYMNGYGVEKNCETASRYFLKLTSEIINADNRTHFEMTDLIKLSIPHYDQYNMNNRKIKNIELFLETSLHDNHRILTMIARRYLIGIDGVERNYKKALAYLTRAAKYDNSEAISLLGYIHLLGLGVKIDYSKATDYFIRGNKLNDPLSYNGLGYIHFFGLGSFKKNTHLAFYYFDLAAKSNLSSAQFNLACLYLSGVGIAQSFHNAFYWFYKALNNGNVLAAYTVGFMHYNGIIINRNCKVALSLMAKVAENNSFILSTSNKIIRYTEKGRIKEALFLMAQLAETGNVQAQIGISQNINNSKFALFLPANDKAKKVYASRYLAMASENNDFKSLFTLGDYAYQGHGLYVRIFPKNGLPFDELYDVNRDEYLFRFDAAKQTKKDEQFDEVKKDKQFVMATRAMTDEISSLDTPPNEIYSADFVDEQGLIFNDRWRFNYGLKFSFNEVDYNLAYHHYKSIISHYPNNFYVIQTISKACYNLGFMHYYGIGVAKNIQKALAYFNSSIKIYPTHKAPSVLFVLYIMFNKHLYNFKKKFKHLKWFLPL; this is translated from the exons ATGTATCGTGCATCAGGTTATCTAAAACTGTTCTCAACTGTATGCGCCTTAACATTTATTTTGCTAAGTGGATATCATCACTGTGCGTACGAgaaggagaataaaaatgtagatTTCTTTTCCGAGGCGCACGAGCTCCTTGACCAGGGGGAGTACGCGAAGTCCTTCGCCTTCCTGAGGACATGCGTGCATTACGATATAAG GTGCCTAACGTTGAGCGGAGTGTTCTACTACCTGGGGTTAGAACCCGTGGAGAGAGACGTTATCAACGCGCTGTACATATGGAAGGTGTGCGCAGACTATGGGAGCGCTGATGCGCAGTTCTACCTAGGAATTATGTACTCTAATTATTTCTCCCTGCCAAACTTGTATTCCTACTATGTGGAGGAGTCGAAAATTGAGGACACCTTCGTTTTGTGGAGAGTGTATCTTCGTTTGGAAGGGGTCTATTTGAGGAGAAGCGTGATTTACTGTTTACGAGGAGAAGGCGCTAAATGCCAGGTGCGGGAgaaagatgaagaggaaaatgcaaaagacACCAGTGAAGATGGACAGATATTTAGAACACCCCCAGTGGTGACACTcacaaaaaacaacaaactAACtgtgaaggtaaaaaatattagaTATAACACAGATGAATTAAAATGGTACTTTGACAATATAGAGAATTTTCCCAATAGGGATTacctggaaaaaaatgaaaagaaagtaaaTTTCACGAGGAATCATAGCTTAAGTTTGCTATATTTGTACAGTAGTAGTTTGGCTAAGCATCCAGGAAGTACTTTATCCTTAGGAATAAGATACATGAATGGTTATGGTGTGGAGAAAAATTGCGAAACTGCATCTAGATACTTTCTAAAGCTAACGAGCGAGATCATTAATGCAGATAATAGAACCCATTTCGAAATGACTGATTTGATCAAGCTAAGTATACCTCATTATGATCAGTACAATATGaataatagaaaaattaaaaatatagaacTGTTTCTAGAAACGTCTCTACATGATAACCACAGAATTCTAACAATGATTGCACGTAGGTACCTCATAGGAATAGACGGGGTAGAAAGAAATTACAAGAAAGCACTTGCCTATCTAACCAGAGCAGCAAAATATGATAACTCCGAGGCCATATCCTTATTAGGGTATATTCACCTGCTAGGATTAGGTGTAAAAATTGACTATAGTAAAGCTACTGATTATTTTATTAGGGGGAATAAGTTAAATGACCCCTTGAGTTATAATGGGTTAGGATATATACATTTCTTCGGTTTAGgttcttttaaaaagaatactCATTTGGCATTTTACTACTTCGACTTAGCCGCAAAGAGTAACTTATCATCGGCACAGTTTAATCTAGCGTGCCTATATTTAAGTGGTGTCGGAATTGCACAATCTTTCCATAACGCTTTCTACTGGTTCTATAAAGCGCTAAATAATGGTAATGTGCTAGCTGCGTATACTGTAGGGTTTATGCATTACAATGGGATCATCATCAACAGAAATTGTAAAGTAGCTTTGTCCTTGATGGCTAAGGTAGCCGAAAATAACTCGTTCATTTTGAGCACctcaaataaaattattagaTATACAGAAAAAGGCAGAATCAAGGAGGCTTTGTTCCTTATGGCACAACTCGCCGAAACGGGTAACGTCCAGGCACAGATTGGCATATCTCAAAATATTAACAATTCTAAGTTTGCTCTGTTCTTACCCGCCAATGATAAAGCAAAGAAGGTTTATGCCAGCAGGTACCTCGCCATGGCATCAGAGAACAACGACTTTAAATCCCTCTTCACTCTTGGAGATTACGCCTATCAGGGACATGGCTTGTACGTACGCATATTTCCCAAGAACGGTTTGCCTTTTGACGAGCTCTACGATGTGAACCGTGACGAGTATCTCTTCCGCTTCGATGCAGCCAAGCAgacaaaaaaggatgaacagTTTGACGAGGTTAAGAAGGATAAGCAGTTTGTCATGGCGACCAGGGCTATGACAGATGAAATATCGAGTCTAGACACTCCCCCGAACGAAATATACTCTGCAGACTTCGTTGACGAACAAGGCCTTATCTTTAACGACCGTTGGCGATTCAACTACGGATTAAAGTTCTCCTTCAACGAGGTAGATTACAACCTAGCCTATCACCATTACAAAAGCATTATTTCGCACTACCCCAACAATTTTTATGTGATCCAAACCATATCAAAGGCCTGCTACAACTTAGGCTTCATGCATTACTACGGAATAGGGGTGGCCAAAAATATTCAGAAGGCCCTAGCCTATTTCAATTCCTCTATTAAAATTTACCCCACGCATAAGGCCCCCTCCGTTCTGTTTGTGCTCTATATAATGTTTAACAAGCATTTGTATAACTTCAAAAAGAAGTTTAAGCACCTCAAGTGGTTCTTGCCCCTGTAA